In Streptomyces canus, one DNA window encodes the following:
- a CDS encoding proline iminopeptidase-family hydrolase — protein MAIPEPNHTGTVDFNGHSTWYRITGEPGRTPLVVLHGGPGAGHHYTLSIAGISEQGRPVIHYDQLGTGLSTHLPGKGADFWTVQLFLDELDNLLKELGIADGYHILGQSWGGMLAAEHAVRRPPGLRGLVIANSPASMGLWLEAAAELRAELPQEVQLTLHAHEAAGTTGHPDYRAAEQVFNERHVCRLTPNPPEVQATWDNIAADPTVYHTMNGPNEFHVVGTLKDWSVIDRLHLIEVPTLLVSGRFDEATPETVRPFADHIPDVRWHMFEHSSHMPHVEEEQLYLRVVGEFLDSTD, from the coding sequence GTGGCGATCCCCGAACCGAACCACACCGGAACCGTCGACTTCAACGGCCATTCCACCTGGTACCGGATCACGGGCGAACCGGGCAGGACACCCCTGGTGGTCCTGCACGGCGGGCCCGGCGCCGGCCACCACTACACGCTCAGCATCGCGGGCATCTCCGAGCAGGGCCGCCCAGTGATCCACTACGACCAGCTCGGCACCGGGCTCTCCACCCATCTGCCCGGCAAGGGCGCCGACTTCTGGACCGTCCAGCTCTTCCTCGACGAACTGGACAACCTCCTGAAGGAGTTGGGGATCGCCGACGGCTACCACATCCTCGGCCAGTCCTGGGGCGGCATGCTCGCCGCCGAGCACGCGGTACGCCGCCCGCCCGGGCTGCGCGGACTGGTCATCGCCAACTCACCCGCGTCCATGGGGTTGTGGCTCGAGGCGGCCGCCGAACTGCGCGCCGAACTCCCCCAGGAGGTCCAGCTCACCCTGCACGCCCACGAGGCGGCCGGGACCACGGGCCACCCCGACTACCGGGCGGCCGAACAGGTCTTCAACGAACGCCATGTGTGCCGCCTGACGCCCAACCCGCCTGAGGTGCAGGCCACTTGGGACAACATCGCGGCCGATCCGACCGTGTACCACACGATGAACGGCCCCAATGAGTTCCATGTCGTCGGCACCCTCAAGGACTGGTCGGTCATCGACCGGCTGCATCTGATCGAGGTGCCGACCCTGCTGGTGTCCGGACGCTTCGACGAGGCGACCCCCGAGACCGTCCGCCCCTTCGCCGACCACATCCCCGATGTGCGCTGGCACATGTTCGAGCATTCGAGCCACATGCCGCACGTCGAGGAGGAGCAGCTCTACCTCCGGGTCGTCGGCGAGTTCCTCGACTCCACCGACTGA
- a CDS encoding ABC transporter permease — MTLSPSAGARRSPGPWRTAAGDLLRNRTALAAAAVLLLIVLASLCAPLYADHIAHTDPFQSHVSGTTVVDGKTVPVLTPSSTGLGLGVTPIGPTWDPAHYFLGADNQGRDVLARLLYGGRTSLFIGFTAALLTCVVGTAMGVVAGYAGGVVDAVISRVLDVVWAFPVYLLAICLSVVLLTNGLELGPVTVDAGSLWLPVTIIAAIYVPYIARPLRGQVLVLRNKEYIQAAIGSGAPTPRILRREVLPNVVPTAIVFVPLMTALAMLTESALSFLSVGVQPPDASWGTIIEDGLGLLYTRPAVTIAPGLLIALTTAALNVLGDGVRDALDPSARLRGGV; from the coding sequence GTGACCCTGTCCCCGTCGGCCGGTGCCCGGCGCTCGCCGGGCCCCTGGCGGACCGCCGCCGGCGACCTGCTGCGCAACAGGACGGCGCTGGCCGCCGCCGCGGTCCTGCTCCTCATCGTGCTGGCGAGCCTGTGCGCCCCGCTCTACGCGGACCACATCGCCCACACCGACCCCTTCCAGTCCCATGTCTCCGGCACCACCGTCGTGGACGGAAAGACCGTGCCGGTGCTCACCCCGAGCAGCACCGGCCTCGGCCTCGGCGTCACCCCGATCGGCCCGACCTGGGACCCCGCCCACTACTTCCTCGGCGCGGACAACCAGGGCCGGGACGTGCTGGCCCGGCTGCTGTACGGCGGCCGTACGAGCCTGTTCATCGGGTTCACGGCGGCGCTGCTCACCTGCGTCGTCGGTACGGCCATGGGGGTCGTCGCCGGGTACGCGGGCGGGGTCGTGGACGCCGTCATCTCGCGGGTCCTGGACGTCGTCTGGGCGTTCCCGGTCTATCTGCTGGCGATCTGTCTGTCGGTGGTGCTGCTCACCAACGGTCTCGAGCTGGGCCCTGTCACCGTCGACGCGGGAAGTCTCTGGCTGCCCGTCACGATCATCGCGGCGATCTATGTGCCGTACATCGCACGGCCGTTGCGCGGTCAGGTGCTGGTGCTGCGCAACAAGGAGTACATCCAGGCGGCCATCGGCTCCGGCGCGCCCACCCCGCGCATCCTGCGCCGGGAGGTGCTGCCGAACGTGGTGCCGACGGCGATCGTGTTCGTCCCGCTGATGACCGCGCTCGCCATGCTCACCGAGTCGGCGCTGTCCTTCCTGTCCGTCGGCGTCCAGCCACCCGACGCCAGCTGGGGCACGATCATCGAGGACGGTCTGGGGCTCCTCTACACCCGGCCCGCCGTGACGATCGCGCCCGGTCTGCTGATCGCCCTGACCACGGCCGCGCTCAACGTCCTCGGCGACGGGGTGCGCGACGCGCTCGACCCGAGCGCGCGACTGCGCGGAGGGGTGTGA
- a CDS encoding ABC transporter ATP-binding protein → MTAQEIVTVDVAAPPGEVLLRATDVTKHYPVRGRRQVLRAVDGVSLAVRGGETLGVVGESGCGKSTLGRCLVRLTELTGGRVEFDGQDISTMSARRLRPVRPGMQLVFQDPQASLNPRRRAGDIVAEPLLVHRYGDASAVRRRVRELFDVVGLAAAHLDRYPHEFSGGQRQRIGIARALATNPKLIVADEPVSALDVSIQAQVLNLFADLQEEFGLTYVFIAHDLGVVRHVSDRIAVMYLGEIVELAGTEALYSDPAHPYTQALLSAVPDIDDGTFAEEGPPRERIVLTGEVPSPADKPTGCPFRTRCPYARDLCAVERPRLTSNASGRQVACHYPLAG, encoded by the coding sequence GTGACGGCACAGGAGATCGTGACAGTGGATGTGGCGGCACCCCCCGGCGAGGTCCTGTTGCGTGCCACGGACGTCACCAAGCACTACCCCGTGCGCGGCAGGCGCCAGGTGCTGCGTGCCGTCGACGGGGTCTCCCTGGCGGTGCGTGGCGGGGAAACCCTCGGCGTCGTCGGGGAGTCCGGGTGCGGCAAGTCCACGCTCGGGCGGTGTCTGGTCCGGCTCACCGAACTCACGGGCGGGCGCGTCGAGTTCGACGGTCAGGACATCTCCACGATGTCCGCGCGACGACTGCGTCCGGTACGGCCGGGCATGCAACTGGTCTTCCAGGACCCGCAGGCCTCGCTCAACCCCCGCCGTCGCGCCGGGGACATCGTGGCCGAGCCGCTGCTCGTGCACCGGTACGGCGACGCGTCCGCGGTCCGCCGCAGGGTCCGGGAACTCTTCGACGTCGTAGGACTGGCGGCGGCCCATCTGGACCGCTATCCGCACGAGTTCTCCGGCGGTCAGCGCCAACGCATCGGTATCGCACGCGCCTTGGCGACGAATCCGAAGCTGATCGTGGCCGACGAGCCGGTGTCCGCGCTGGATGTGTCGATCCAGGCGCAGGTGCTGAACCTCTTCGCCGATCTCCAGGAGGAGTTCGGACTCACGTACGTCTTCATCGCGCACGATCTCGGTGTGGTCCGTCATGTGTCGGACCGGATCGCCGTCATGTATCTCGGTGAGATCGTCGAGCTCGCCGGCACGGAGGCGTTGTACTCGGACCCTGCCCATCCGTACACGCAGGCCCTGTTGTCGGCGGTGCCGGACATCGACGACGGGACGTTCGCGGAGGAGGGGCCGCCCCGGGAGCGCATCGTGCTGACCGGTGAGGTGCCCAGTCCGGCGGACAAGCCGACGGGGTGCCCGTTCCGCACACGCTGCCCGTACGCCCGGGATCTGTGTGCGGTGGAACGCCCGCGGCTCACGTCGAACGCCTCCGGCCGTCAGGTGGCCTGTCACTACCCGCTGGCCGGCTGA
- a CDS encoding FadR/GntR family transcriptional regulator encodes MRVNSAVDEVADRLLTAIAVGDFLPGERLPAERELTALLHVSRPTVREAVARLLALGVIEIRRGRNGGAFVRDSWTESSGAAVRRTLLPRWEEFEQLFDLRGLVEGMVAATAARRRRPEDLEPMREALEAHLCASTPREEQAADSAFHRAICAATHNPQIAQLSRDLLTRISLGFPIEPWGKGERSHHEQAGHGHRALYEAVATGDPERAEGTAREHFMISAEMIRDVLARVRAAEAP; translated from the coding sequence GTGCGGGTGAACTCGGCGGTCGACGAGGTCGCCGACCGGCTGCTCACCGCGATCGCCGTCGGAGACTTCCTGCCCGGCGAGCGGCTGCCCGCCGAACGCGAGCTCACCGCGCTGCTGCACGTCAGCCGCCCCACCGTGCGCGAAGCGGTCGCACGCCTCCTGGCGTTGGGCGTCATCGAGATCCGCCGGGGCCGCAACGGCGGAGCGTTCGTCCGCGACAGCTGGACCGAGTCCTCGGGCGCCGCGGTCCGCCGCACGCTGCTGCCCCGCTGGGAGGAGTTCGAGCAACTCTTCGACCTGCGCGGGCTGGTGGAGGGCATGGTGGCCGCGACGGCCGCCCGGCGCCGACGCCCCGAGGACCTGGAGCCGATGCGCGAGGCGCTGGAGGCGCACCTCTGTGCGAGTACACCCCGTGAGGAGCAGGCCGCCGACAGCGCGTTCCACCGGGCGATCTGCGCGGCCACCCATAATCCGCAGATCGCCCAGCTCAGCCGGGACCTGCTGACCCGGATCAGTCTGGGCTTCCCGATCGAGCCCTGGGGGAAGGGCGAACGCTCCCACCACGAACAGGCCGGTCACGGGCACAGGGCGCTCTACGAAGCCGTCGCAACCGGCGATCCGGAGCGTGCGGAGGGGACGGCCCGGGAGCATTTCATGATCAGCGCCGAGATGATCCGGGATGTCCTGGCCCGGGTACGGGCGGCCGAGGCTCCCTGA
- a CDS encoding ABC transporter ATP-binding protein, with amino-acid sequence MPEPLLDVRDLRVSFRTRQGLVTAVDSLSFSVAPGEVLGVVGESGSGKSVSMLAVLRLLTNPNVSVSGEVLFRGRDLLTLPEKEMRAVRGREIAMVFQDPMTALTPVYTVGWQIAEAIRAHEQVSRKEAHARAVRLLSDVGIPDAASRVNAYPHEFSGGMRQRAVIAMALSCSPSLLIADEPTTALDVTVQAQILDLMRDLNAGGSAMVLITHDMGVVSQIADRVLVLYGGRAAEEGPRRAVFHGPRHPYTWGLLDSVPRVGGPRLRRLPTIAGVPVAPGGVPEGCAFAPRCRLRHDRCEERPALSAGNGDAGHLDACWLPRDDRAGLRLTADEDVNTEAAS; translated from the coding sequence ATGCCTGAACCGCTGCTGGACGTACGGGACCTGCGCGTAAGCTTCCGCACCCGCCAGGGCCTCGTCACGGCCGTCGACAGTCTCTCCTTCTCCGTGGCCCCCGGCGAAGTGCTGGGCGTGGTGGGCGAGTCGGGCTCCGGCAAGAGTGTGTCGATGCTCGCCGTGCTGCGGCTGCTCACCAACCCGAACGTGAGCGTGTCGGGTGAGGTTCTCTTCCGAGGACGTGACTTGCTCACCCTGCCCGAGAAGGAGATGCGTGCGGTGCGCGGCCGGGAGATCGCGATGGTCTTCCAGGACCCGATGACCGCACTGACCCCGGTGTACACCGTGGGCTGGCAGATCGCCGAGGCGATCCGGGCGCACGAACAGGTCTCCCGCAAGGAGGCACACGCGCGTGCCGTCCGGCTGCTCTCGGACGTCGGCATCCCCGACGCGGCCTCGCGGGTGAACGCCTATCCGCACGAGTTCTCCGGCGGGATGCGTCAGCGCGCGGTCATCGCGATGGCGCTCTCCTGCAGTCCCTCACTGCTGATCGCCGACGAGCCGACGACGGCACTGGACGTCACGGTCCAGGCGCAGATTCTCGATCTGATGCGGGACCTCAACGCAGGGGGCTCCGCGATGGTGCTCATCACCCACGACATGGGCGTGGTCTCCCAGATCGCCGACCGGGTCCTGGTCCTGTACGGCGGCCGGGCGGCCGAGGAGGGCCCGCGGCGGGCGGTGTTCCACGGTCCGCGACACCCCTACACCTGGGGTCTGCTCGACTCGGTGCCCCGGGTGGGCGGTCCCCGGCTGCGGCGGCTGCCCACCATCGCGGGCGTGCCGGTGGCACCGGGTGGCGTTCCGGAGGGGTGCGCGTTCGCGCCGCGTTGCCGGCTGCGGCACGACCGCTGCGAGGAGCGGCCCGCGCTGTCGGCGGGCAACGGTGACGCCGGTCATCTGGACGCCTGTTGGCTGCCGCGCGACGACCGTGCGGGACTGCGGCTGACGGCCGACGAAGACGTGAACACGGAGGCGGCGTCGTGA
- a CDS encoding MFS transporter, which yields MARTSPAPNQPEPPIEKRLWKVAALSGMASYLDAALIVSIGVNLAIYRDTYDMGVWMAGAISAIVTICIAVGSLVGGRLADVFGRRRLYNLDILCYALGAIVITLAPDDITLLVGVLLAGLAAGADLPTSLAVVSDASPDHARGRLIAFTQVMWMLGIIVVVFVGFALSDTGMLGARLITGHLAVAALVTWHLRSRLELATGPDPAQDRVPMEKPAEQQSVALKNVWTRAALVPMLATFAFYVTWGLGANTMGQFTTYLLVTVSGASQSVATGINLACLPIGLLLTLAFVRIADGPRRDRMFYVATVVQIAAFAIGTLTLGAIVGFLVFYVLYQLSYPFAGEANYKVWSQLTLPANTRGTTQGITYAVSRGVFAGVAFVTPALLDRSPSLLLWVITGCMALSALAGLYIVRVLVPRASPAATAPADLKVAQT from the coding sequence ATGGCCCGAACCTCGCCTGCCCCGAACCAGCCGGAACCACCCATCGAGAAGCGCCTGTGGAAGGTCGCGGCCCTCTCCGGCATGGCGTCCTACCTCGACGCCGCACTCATCGTCAGCATCGGCGTCAACCTGGCCATCTACCGCGACACCTACGACATGGGCGTCTGGATGGCCGGTGCGATCAGCGCGATCGTCACCATCTGCATCGCTGTCGGCTCCCTGGTCGGCGGACGGCTCGCCGACGTGTTCGGCCGACGCCGGCTCTACAACCTGGACATCCTCTGCTACGCCCTCGGGGCGATCGTCATCACCCTCGCGCCCGACGACATCACCCTTCTGGTGGGTGTCCTCCTCGCGGGTCTCGCGGCCGGCGCCGACCTGCCGACATCCCTGGCCGTGGTCTCGGACGCGTCCCCCGATCACGCCCGAGGCAGGCTCATCGCGTTCACGCAGGTCATGTGGATGCTGGGCATCATCGTCGTGGTCTTCGTCGGCTTCGCCCTGTCGGACACCGGCATGCTCGGGGCCCGCCTCATCACCGGCCATCTGGCGGTCGCCGCTCTGGTCACCTGGCATCTGCGCTCGCGGCTGGAGCTGGCCACCGGACCGGACCCGGCACAGGACCGGGTCCCGATGGAGAAGCCGGCCGAGCAGCAGAGTGTCGCGCTCAAGAACGTCTGGACCCGTGCCGCGCTGGTGCCCATGCTCGCGACCTTCGCCTTCTACGTCACCTGGGGCCTGGGCGCCAACACCATGGGGCAGTTCACGACGTATCTGCTGGTCACCGTCAGCGGTGCCTCGCAGAGCGTGGCCACCGGCATCAACCTGGCCTGTCTCCCGATCGGCCTGCTGCTGACGCTCGCCTTCGTCCGGATCGCCGACGGCCCGCGGCGCGACCGCATGTTCTACGTCGCCACGGTCGTGCAGATCGCGGCCTTCGCGATCGGCACGCTCACCCTGGGCGCCATCGTCGGCTTCCTCGTCTTCTACGTCCTCTACCAGCTGTCCTATCCCTTCGCGGGCGAGGCCAACTACAAGGTGTGGTCGCAGCTGACGCTGCCCGCCAACACCCGGGGCACCACGCAGGGGATCACCTACGCCGTCTCGCGCGGGGTGTTCGCGGGCGTCGCGTTCGTCACGCCCGCCCTGCTCGACCGGAGCCCCAGCCTGCTGCTCTGGGTGATCACCGGCTGCATGGCGCTGTCGGCGCTCGCGGGTCTGTACATCGTCCGTGTCCTCGTTCCCCGCGCGTCCCCGGCCGCCACCGCTCCGGCGGACCTCAAGGTCGCGCAGACCTGA
- a CDS encoding L-fucose/L-arabinose isomerase family protein, with protein MATTDTTTTRAGAREAVLGELLPPVTRRRPRIGLVSGGLGTYWPQFPGLLPQLKESAAYVADRLGQLDAEVTDAGFVSDAQEGAAAAEQLRRADCDLIVLFLTTYLTSSMVLPIAQRTHTPVLVVDLQPSERMDHASFDTGDWLAYCSQCSVPEVGNVFRRAGVPFRSVSGWLRQESAWRRVERWVRAAHVRAALRHARHGLMGHVYPGMLDVQTDPTLLSATFGSHVEVLEFDDLRHRVEKVTEAETRERVELARRIFTVDDSVVDEDFAWGATVSVALDRLVEDFGLDTLAYYHRGLDGETHERLGAGMILGASLLTARGVPAAGEFELRTSLAQLASQSVGAGGSFTEIQALNFEDGVVEMGHDGPAHLALSARDPLLRGLGVYHGKRGWGVSVEFDVRQGPVTLLGLGQDADGSLSFITSEGTVVPGPLLEIGNTTSRVDFGRDPGEWVDAWSATGVGHHWSLAVGHHGADFGAAASLLGIDHREV; from the coding sequence ATGGCGACGACCGATACCACCACGACGCGTGCCGGTGCACGAGAAGCCGTGCTGGGCGAGTTGCTCCCGCCCGTGACGCGCCGCCGGCCACGGATCGGGCTGGTCTCCGGCGGGCTCGGCACCTACTGGCCGCAGTTCCCGGGGCTGCTGCCCCAGTTGAAGGAGTCGGCCGCGTATGTCGCCGACCGGCTGGGCCAGTTGGACGCGGAGGTGACGGACGCCGGGTTCGTCTCCGACGCGCAGGAGGGCGCGGCCGCCGCCGAACAACTCCGGCGGGCCGACTGCGATCTGATCGTGCTGTTCCTGACGACCTATCTGACCTCGTCGATGGTGCTGCCGATCGCGCAGCGCACCCACACCCCGGTGCTGGTCGTCGACCTCCAGCCGTCCGAGCGGATGGACCACGCCTCCTTCGACACGGGCGACTGGCTGGCGTACTGCTCGCAGTGCTCCGTGCCGGAGGTCGGCAACGTCTTCCGCCGGGCCGGCGTCCCCTTCCGTTCGGTGTCGGGCTGGCTGCGGCAGGAGTCGGCGTGGCGGCGCGTCGAGCGGTGGGTGCGGGCCGCGCACGTCCGGGCCGCGCTCCGGCACGCCCGGCACGGACTGATGGGGCACGTGTATCCCGGGATGCTCGATGTGCAGACCGATCCGACCCTGCTGTCGGCGACGTTCGGCTCGCACGTCGAGGTGCTGGAGTTCGACGATCTGCGGCACCGGGTGGAGAAGGTGACCGAGGCGGAGACCCGGGAGCGGGTGGAGCTCGCCCGGCGGATCTTCACCGTCGACGACAGCGTGGTCGACGAGGACTTCGCGTGGGGGGCGACCGTGTCGGTGGCTCTCGACCGGCTGGTGGAGGACTTCGGCCTCGACACCCTCGCGTACTACCACCGGGGGCTCGACGGTGAGACGCACGAGCGGCTCGGCGCCGGCATGATCCTGGGCGCCTCGCTGCTCACGGCCCGGGGGGTGCCCGCGGCCGGTGAGTTCGAACTGCGCACCAGTCTCGCCCAGTTGGCCTCGCAGAGTGTCGGTGCCGGGGGTTCCTTCACGGAGATCCAGGCGCTGAACTTCGAGGACGGCGTGGTGGAGATGGGCCACGACGGGCCGGCCCACCTCGCGCTCAGCGCCCGGGACCCGCTGCTGCGCGGCCTCGGTGTCTATCACGGCAAGCGCGGCTGGGGGGTCAGCGTGGAGTTCGACGTCCGGCAGGGGCCGGTCACGCTGCTCGGTCTCGGCCAGGACGCCGACGGCAGCCTGTCGTTCATCACGTCCGAGGGCACGGTCGTGCCCGGTCCGCTGCTGGAGATCGGCAATACCACCAGCCGGGTCGACTTCGGCCGGGATCCCGGTGAGTGGGTGGACGCGTGGAGCGCCACCGGGGTGGGGCATCACTGGTCGCTGGCGGTGGGGCACCACGGCGCCGATTTCGGGGCCGCGGCGAGTCTGCTGGGGATCGATCACCGGGAGGTGTAG
- a CDS encoding ABC transporter permease gives MLVFALKRFASALLVMFAISVLVFLIFFATPGVDPAARIAGRNADPATLAQVRHSFGLDRPMPIRYLLMMRHLLIDRDLESFVNRGSRVIPQIIQATPVTLSLVIGAALIWMTAGILMGTAAATLRGRAADPLIMLVGVVGVSLPAYWLGEVVNLLTQKQLHDSLFSWVPPPGYVGLGQDPGQWALHMLFPWLTLALLYAGIYARLLRGEVVTALNEDYVRTARAKGQSERRILLRHALRCSLIPIVSLFGLDFGALVGGAALLTEVVFGLPGIGKLTFDALQNLDLPVIMGTVLYAAFFVVLANALVDILYARLDPRARHA, from the coding sequence ATGCTCGTCTTCGCCCTCAAACGCTTCGCCTCGGCCCTGCTGGTGATGTTCGCGATCAGCGTGCTGGTGTTCCTGATCTTCTTCGCCACCCCGGGAGTCGACCCGGCGGCACGCATCGCGGGCCGCAACGCCGACCCGGCCACCCTCGCCCAGGTGCGGCACTCCTTCGGCCTGGACCGGCCGATGCCGATCCGCTATCTGCTGATGATGCGTCACCTGTTGATCGACCGGGATCTGGAGTCGTTCGTCAACCGCGGCTCCCGGGTCATCCCGCAGATCATCCAGGCCACCCCCGTGACCCTGTCGCTGGTCATCGGCGCGGCCCTGATCTGGATGACGGCCGGCATCCTCATGGGCACGGCCGCGGCGACGCTGCGCGGCCGTGCCGCCGACCCGCTGATCATGCTGGTGGGCGTGGTCGGCGTTTCGCTCCCGGCCTACTGGCTCGGCGAGGTCGTCAACCTCCTCACCCAGAAGCAGCTGCACGACTCGCTCTTCTCCTGGGTGCCCCCGCCCGGCTACGTCGGTCTCGGCCAGGACCCCGGCCAGTGGGCGCTGCACATGCTCTTCCCCTGGCTGACGCTCGCCCTGCTGTACGCCGGGATCTACGCCCGGCTGCTGCGCGGCGAGGTCGTCACCGCACTGAACGAGGACTACGTCCGTACGGCCCGCGCCAAGGGCCAGTCCGAGCGACGGATCCTGCTCCGGCACGCCCTGCGCTGCTCGCTGATCCCGATCGTGTCGCTGTTCGGCCTGGACTTCGGCGCGCTCGTCGGCGGGGCCGCGCTCCTGACCGAGGTGGTCTTCGGCCTGCCCGGCATCGGCAAGCTCACCTTCGACGCCCTGCAGAACCTGGACCTGCCCGTGATCATGGGCACGGTTCTGTACGCGGCGTTCTTCGTGGTCCTCGCCAACGCCCTGGTGGACATCCTGTACGCGCGACTCGATCCGAGGGCCCGCCATGCCTGA
- a CDS encoding ABC transporter substrate-binding protein, with translation MSRIAGRGALAAATVALTLTAAACSSSSDSGSSSDPGASSSGSSAFQAQHKGGTLKLVAHAAAGSFDPQVNYTLQYWQLFQSMYDGLLAFKKVNGQESFTVVPDLATALPKVTNGGKTYTFTLRKGVTFSNGKALTTDDVVASFQRIFKVSSPTAGTFYNGIVGADACLKTPASCTLSKGVIGDAKAGTVTINLTAADPEFAYKLAVPHAVVVPKDSPTKDAGTKPLPSTGPYMAASYDPNRALKLVRNPHFKEWSRQAEPEGYPDVVDYTFGQTVESEVTAVENGQADWMFDAPPADRLNEIGTKYASQAHVNPLTAFWYATLNVNMAPFNNKLARQAINWAVDRSAVVRLYGGTNLASPACTILPPGFPGHVDACDYTKGGGATWKAADLTKAKELVKQSGTAGQEVGIVTQDDDVNKSIGQYLQSLLTQLGYKATLKPLSGNIQFTYIQNTKNKVQLALTSWYQDYPAASDFLNVLLSCASYHPGSDSSINISGFCDKGVDAKMQAALKTSQTDKASADKQWGAVDRTLMAQSPVVPLINPKLIDFTSTRVGNYQFSKQFYMLVGQLWVK, from the coding sequence ATGTCCCGTATTGCCGGACGGGGCGCGCTCGCCGCCGCCACCGTCGCCCTCACGCTCACCGCGGCCGCCTGTTCTTCGTCCTCCGACTCGGGCTCCTCCTCCGACCCGGGCGCCTCCTCCTCGGGCTCCTCCGCCTTCCAGGCCCAGCACAAGGGCGGCACCCTGAAGCTGGTCGCCCACGCGGCTGCGGGCAGCTTCGACCCGCAGGTGAACTACACGCTCCAGTACTGGCAGTTGTTCCAGTCGATGTACGACGGGCTGCTCGCCTTCAAAAAGGTCAACGGGCAGGAGTCCTTCACCGTCGTCCCCGACCTGGCCACGGCCCTGCCGAAGGTGACCAACGGCGGCAAGACCTACACCTTCACGCTCCGCAAGGGCGTCACCTTCTCCAACGGCAAGGCCCTGACCACCGACGACGTGGTGGCGTCCTTCCAGCGCATCTTCAAGGTCTCCAGCCCCACCGCGGGCACCTTCTACAACGGCATCGTCGGCGCCGACGCCTGTCTGAAGACGCCGGCCTCCTGCACCCTGTCCAAGGGCGTGATCGGTGACGCCAAGGCCGGCACGGTCACCATCAACCTGACGGCCGCGGATCCGGAGTTCGCATACAAGCTGGCCGTCCCGCACGCGGTCGTCGTACCGAAGGACTCGCCGACGAAGGACGCCGGGACCAAGCCGCTGCCGTCGACCGGGCCGTACATGGCGGCGTCGTACGACCCCAACCGGGCTCTCAAGCTGGTCCGTAACCCGCACTTCAAGGAGTGGTCGCGTCAGGCGGAGCCGGAGGGCTATCCCGACGTCGTCGACTACACCTTCGGCCAGACCGTGGAGTCCGAGGTCACCGCCGTCGAGAACGGCCAGGCGGACTGGATGTTCGACGCGCCGCCCGCCGACCGCCTGAACGAGATCGGCACCAAGTACGCCTCGCAGGCGCATGTGAACCCGCTGACGGCGTTCTGGTACGCGACGCTCAACGTCAACATGGCTCCCTTCAACAACAAGTTGGCGCGTCAGGCGATCAACTGGGCCGTGGACCGGTCCGCCGTGGTGCGGCTGTACGGCGGCACCAACCTCGCCTCTCCCGCGTGCACGATCCTGCCGCCCGGCTTCCCCGGGCACGTCGACGCGTGCGACTACACCAAGGGCGGCGGTGCGACCTGGAAGGCCGCTGACCTCACCAAGGCCAAGGAGCTGGTGAAGCAGTCCGGTACGGCGGGTCAGGAGGTCGGCATCGTCACGCAGGACGACGACGTCAACAAATCGATCGGGCAATACCTGCAGAGCCTGCTCACCCAGCTCGGATACAAGGCGACGCTCAAGCCGCTGTCGGGGAACATCCAGTTCACCTACATCCAGAACACCAAGAACAAGGTGCAGTTGGCCCTGACGTCCTGGTACCAGGACTATCCCGCGGCCTCCGACTTCCTCAACGTGCTGCTGTCCTGCGCGAGTTACCACCCCGGCAGCGACTCCAGCATCAACATCTCCGGGTTCTGCGACAAGGGCGTCGACGCGAAGATGCAGGCGGCGCTGAAGACCTCGCAGACCGACAAGGCGAGCGCCGACAAGCAGTGGGGTGCCGTGGACCGGACGCTCATGGCCCAGTCGCCGGTGGTACCGCTGATCAACCCGAAGCTGATCGACTTCACGTCGACGCGGGTCGGAAATTACCAGTTCAGCAAGCAGTTCTACATGCTGGTCGGGCAGTTGTGGGTGAAGTGA